The genomic region GCAAAATCCACCACTGCAGGCACTCCCGTAAAATCCTAATtacagatattaaaaaatttaattaatacatctcatacaatttattatatgtcTTCATATACCTGTAATATCACCCTGGCTGGTTTAAAAGCTATTTCTGCCCCATTATCTAGAGCTTGAATTGTTTCCCAATCTAAGATTTTGTCAACATCATCTGTTTTTACTTGAAAATTATCACAATTCCTTATTGCACTTTCTAGAAGAACTCTGATGGAGTACGGTAACCTGTCTACAGAGACAAACCATTTGTATAAATTGATTATAATTCTTGTGATACTAAATAATGCAACAGATCATTTCCATGCACATACCATATTTCTTTCCAAAGCTGCTGATGTCATAGTATTTGTAATCTTTGGATTCGATGGTAATAGACTTAAGCAGATGATTATATGGATTGTCTCCTAAAAATACAGAAAGTatgaaaagtttaattaaattgtttaattgttaattatattttaacaatatgataaaaaaaatttcaataaaatatacAGTTAATAAATTAATGTATTTCTTTTATGTAAATAGGTTAAAAAAATATATCAGTACGAAAATTGTTTGTTAaagaattaaaagaaattatcaataatttaactgaaattaaaaactaAATTTACGTATGTATGAAATTAATCTATGGAAGAAGTTAGTTCGTATCcgcataattaatattattacattcacatatttcaaatataaataaaattaaaacatgtgaaaaataaaattgaataatgaACTTGTCAAATATAACAGGTGTCATAAATGTATTATGACCGATGCCAAACTACGTTTCTATTTACACATGAATGTTTATTGAAAGTATATAATGAAATCctcgaaaataaaatatttttatatgctGTCATAaaaagaatattgtaaaaacatATCATTTAAGACGATCTTTCATCCGGTACCTCTTAAATTTGGGACATTTCGAATATaacattatacaaatattataatatgaataataaaacgcattacatttttatataagtagaaattgaattaatataattttttgcgATCATAGTACATTATTTATACTTGTATTTACTACATTTTCTTAAAATAAttaaggagaaacaaacgcagATAGTTAGACTTACCAGCCATGATTGTTACTGTACGAGTCACGTCGTCCAGTTTCCTTACTTGCGAGTTGCGATTGCGAGTTGTGATTGCGAGTTGCGAGTTGCGAGGTTACGAAGTAGATATTGTTTATATAGGGTGGTACAAACAGGAGTTTACAAATTTCGTTTAAATTACGGAATTCTAAATTCCCTTATTCTTTCAACTAGAATAATAAGAGATAAGTAAAAGAAAaactaaaataataagagatatATAACTCTTTTTTTATACAGACACACGATATGTATAAACGTTTCTATACGTTCATGaatataattttaacaaatgaacgtaaGTACAGAATTGAAGTATTAACATATTTGTGTAAcagattctataaaaataattcattcATCCGAGAATTTACATTGTTTACTCTGCTTTTTACTCTGCTGCtcatattttctattaaaatttgttaatagaaaatatggaattaattatttttaaagatCCTAATTACTTGTATAAAAAATGTTGTTTCGGCGTATAAGCCTTTTGCCattatattttcttaatttaCCTTGTACTTAGAAAGTAAGTATACACATACTtacgtatatgtatagtatTGCATATTACATAGtcgtaaaatttatatatacaatatttttgaCACCCTGGTTACAGACTACAATGTATCGAACGATTCTCGATGGGATTCGATATGATATATCGAATTCATCGATTAAACCTGTTGCAACAATATTTGTCAAATCTCGGTGTACGGTGAATTCCTTATGTCAAATTGTTTTTAACAAGTTATCAATATTCGGAAAGTGTATCCAATAAAACAATTACagcaataaaatggaaaaaagtTTAGAAAAAACACTCGATGACGTGTAAGTTGAATGTCGAAAGAATTTACATTATTCATTCAACGTAAAGTACATAAACGAATGTTTACATGTCTGCTTATAATGCAGTTTTTCGCAAACAATTACACTACTGTAAATTTTCagttagaaaataaaattttcactTATTTATATTAGAACAATAATGAAAATATCACGTCTTTCCCACATTATAGTATGCAATTTCAAAAAACTTTTTAATATCAGCTGTTAAAGGAAAATATGTTTTATTGATCTGTATTAATCgatagaaattaatttaaccGGATAAACCAGAACATAGGACACATATAGTATATAGCAAGTTAACCTTATTTTGTCTTTTTGTAGAAATAATATGGAGGGTATTGTTGGTTGTATCTTGGCAGATCATACAGGATTATGTTTGGGAGGTAATTTTTTTAAGTGTATGATATTCAAAgctatatatcataaaataataaaagtatcaTAATCTTCTTTAAGTTAAAGGAGATGCATCTACAGAGAGTGCAGGAATAATTGCAGCTATTGCTG from Megalopta genalis isolate 19385.01 chromosome 3, iyMegGena1_principal, whole genome shotgun sequence harbors:
- the Lamtor5 gene encoding late endosomal/lysosomal adaptor, MAPK and MTOR activator 5, producing the protein MEKSLEKTLDDVNNMEGIVGCILADHTGLCLGVKGDASTESAGIIAAIADQVAKLEADSPTAIVALQNDSRKCLIQRQGPVVGAIYKDISM